One region of Hymenobacter sediminicola genomic DNA includes:
- a CDS encoding SusC/RagA family TonB-linked outer membrane protein, with the protein MRNTYFFSRLALVLSWLLVCVLPGGAALAQPTDGTRQLYTLQGRVTDERGQGLPGTTVLLGGTTLGTATNTDGNYTLPVQMAPGSYTLTFSTIGYRTQTRPLTLGSSTSVTTDVALTEARMNLDDVVIIGSTISVSKRELGNSISTVTARDLEQTGTGGALNALQGKLPGAQIVQNSGDPSGSMSVRLRGIHSLRGSSDPLYVIDGVIVSNNSTNVSQLAAGPDIGSANAGQNRLADLNPNDIASINVINGAAAAAQYGSRASNGVVLITTKRGTAGAARVSVYTSFNVNELRKSVPVNTYGKQFGFTGLRLYTIGAPTAQELANNPGTTTTGITRAGATAQLATNLVDVTRYNYFDDIFRTGYGTDNGASIAGGAERTQYLVSVGYLKNQGIIDGTDFTRYNVRARVDQRLTNWARASVGVAYNNSFSNEKANGNVFYSPINSVNITNNIYDINRRDASGNLLAVEPTRVNPLSTVEDMKFTQRINRTISDLQVNLTPFKGVSLDYILGVDTYSQAGQNYIRPYPYQATAGLPLQRYPNGFAANANNNVLQLNSDVNLGYERQFTENIKMTLLAGYSYQYLRGELVRTQGQGQAPFISTVSGSSSTTVASAYELDQFDLSGIFAQATFGFRNLAFLTGAIRRDRSSKFSDSETNQYYPKVSGSLVLSDLDFWKNAGYAKAFNSLKLRASYGEAGGLTAIGSYDRFYQFSPVAFQGRATFLPGARLANPRVRPERVAELEVGADLGFLNDRIGLGVTFYDQNTKDLVVDRQIAPSRGGSSIVENVARLTNKGVEVQLSVVPVRTADFSWDFTAIFSRNRNKIVDLVGSSAALIDNVTGAPVYLINGQPAGVFYGSAYARNPDGSLLLTPQGFPQDERTTGQSTGAVSFTPARNADGQPSYAQGTSIANVVIGNPNPDWTGSFSTNFTYKKLSLRVLLDAVQGVDVFNADYRTRQGVGLGDLAEKELKGELPRGYIFAVYNTQEFRVDDGSFVKLRETALSYTLPTFSKFISNLNVSLIGRNLYSWDDYKGFDPETSAGGSSDLLRAIDFGNVPIPRTYQVRLAATF; encoded by the coding sequence ATGCGGAATACCTACTTCTTTTCGAGGCTGGCTCTGGTATTGAGTTGGCTTCTGGTCTGCGTGCTGCCTGGGGGCGCTGCGTTGGCCCAGCCGACCGATGGCACGCGGCAACTATATACTCTGCAGGGTCGTGTCACGGATGAGCGGGGGCAGGGGCTACCCGGCACGACCGTGCTGCTGGGCGGTACTACACTCGGCACCGCTACCAACACCGATGGCAACTACACGCTGCCCGTGCAAATGGCGCCCGGCAGCTACACTCTCACTTTCTCTACTATTGGCTACCGCACCCAGACACGGCCCCTTACGCTGGGCAGCAGCACGTCCGTCACTACGGATGTGGCCCTGACCGAGGCCCGGATGAACCTCGATGATGTAGTAATTATTGGCTCTACCATCAGCGTAAGCAAGCGTGAGTTGGGCAACTCCATCAGCACCGTAACGGCCCGCGACCTGGAACAGACCGGCACGGGTGGCGCACTGAATGCCCTGCAGGGCAAGCTGCCCGGCGCCCAGATTGTGCAGAACTCCGGCGACCCTTCTGGCTCCATGTCGGTGCGGCTGCGGGGTATCCATTCGTTGCGCGGCTCCTCCGACCCATTGTACGTCATCGACGGGGTGATTGTGAGCAACAACAGCACGAACGTGTCGCAGCTGGCAGCGGGGCCGGATATCGGGTCGGCCAACGCTGGCCAGAACCGGCTGGCTGACCTCAACCCCAACGACATTGCCAGCATCAACGTCATCAACGGGGCCGCCGCCGCCGCGCAATACGGCTCTCGGGCCAGCAACGGCGTGGTGCTCATCACCACCAAGCGCGGGACGGCGGGTGCCGCGCGGGTATCGGTGTACACCAGCTTCAACGTGAACGAGCTGCGCAAATCGGTGCCGGTGAACACCTATGGCAAGCAGTTCGGCTTTACAGGCCTACGCCTCTACACCATTGGCGCGCCCACTGCTCAGGAACTGGCCAACAACCCCGGCACCACTACTACGGGCATTACGCGGGCCGGCGCTACGGCGCAGCTGGCCACCAACCTCGTGGACGTGACCCGCTACAACTATTTCGATGATATTTTCCGGACCGGCTACGGCACCGATAACGGCGCCTCTATTGCCGGCGGAGCCGAGCGGACGCAGTACTTGGTATCGGTGGGGTACCTGAAGAATCAGGGCATCATTGATGGCACGGACTTCACGCGCTACAACGTGCGGGCGCGGGTAGACCAGCGCCTGACAAACTGGGCGCGGGCTTCGGTGGGCGTGGCCTACAACAACAGCTTCTCCAATGAGAAGGCCAACGGCAACGTGTTCTACAGCCCTATCAACTCCGTCAACATCACCAACAACATCTATGATATCAACCGGCGTGATGCCAGCGGCAACCTGCTGGCCGTGGAGCCCACCCGCGTCAACCCGCTGTCTACGGTGGAGGACATGAAGTTTACGCAGCGCATCAACCGCACCATCAGCGACCTGCAGGTGAATCTGACCCCATTTAAAGGAGTTTCACTCGACTACATTCTGGGCGTGGATACCTACTCGCAGGCGGGCCAAAACTACATTCGGCCCTACCCATACCAGGCCACGGCCGGCCTGCCGCTGCAGCGCTACCCCAACGGCTTTGCGGCCAACGCCAACAACAACGTGCTGCAGCTGAACTCCGACGTGAACCTGGGCTACGAGCGGCAGTTCACCGAGAACATCAAAATGACCCTGCTGGCCGGCTACAGCTACCAGTATCTGCGCGGCGAACTGGTGCGCACGCAGGGCCAGGGGCAGGCGCCGTTTATATCTACTGTAAGCGGCTCATCTAGTACCACGGTGGCTTCTGCCTATGAGTTGGACCAGTTTGATTTGAGCGGGATTTTCGCGCAGGCTACGTTCGGCTTCCGCAACCTGGCCTTCCTGACAGGTGCCATCCGCCGCGACCGGTCCTCGAAGTTCTCGGACTCCGAAACCAACCAGTACTACCCTAAAGTGAGCGGCTCGTTGGTCCTATCGGACTTGGATTTCTGGAAAAACGCGGGTTACGCCAAAGCCTTCAACTCGCTGAAGCTGCGGGCCAGCTACGGCGAGGCCGGCGGCCTGACGGCCATCGGTTCCTACGACCGTTTCTACCAGTTTTCGCCGGTGGCCTTTCAGGGGCGCGCTACCTTTCTGCCCGGCGCACGACTGGCCAACCCACGGGTGCGGCCTGAACGCGTAGCCGAGCTGGAAGTCGGAGCCGACTTGGGCTTCCTGAACGACCGGATTGGGCTGGGCGTCACGTTCTACGACCAGAACACCAAAGACCTGGTAGTAGACCGGCAGATTGCGCCGTCGCGAGGCGGTTCGTCGATTGTGGAAAACGTAGCTCGGCTCACCAACAAAGGGGTAGAAGTTCAGCTGAGCGTAGTGCCGGTGCGCACCGCCGATTTTAGCTGGGATTTCACCGCCATTTTCAGCCGCAACCGCAACAAGATTGTGGATCTGGTAGGCTCGTCGGCAGCGTTGATTGATAACGTGACCGGGGCGCCGGTGTACCTAATTAATGGGCAGCCAGCAGGCGTATTCTACGGCTCGGCCTACGCCCGCAACCCCGACGGCTCACTACTGCTGACGCCGCAGGGATTCCCGCAGGATGAACGCACCACCGGACAGAGCACCGGCGCTGTGAGCTTCACACCCGCCCGCAACGCCGATGGCCAACCCAGCTACGCCCAAGGCACCAGCATTGCCAACGTTGTTATCGGCAACCCGAACCCGGACTGGACCGGCTCGTTCAGCACCAATTTCACGTACAAGAAACTTTCGCTGCGGGTGCTGCTGGATGCCGTGCAAGGTGTGGACGTGTTCAATGCTGACTACCGCACCCGCCAAGGCGTAGGCCTCGGCGACCTGGCGGAAAAAGAGTTGAAAGGCGAGCTGCCGCGCGGCTACATCTTTGCCGTGTACAACACCCAGGAGTTTCGGGTAGATGATGGCTCGTTTGTGAAGCTGCGCGAAACCGCCCTAAGCTACACGCTGCCTACGTTCAGCAAATTCATCAGCAACCTGAACGTGTCATTGATTGGGCGCAACCTGTATTCGTGGGACGACTACAAGGGCTTCGACCCGGAAACCAGCGCGGGCGGCTCTTCCGACCTGCTGCGCGCCATCGACTTCGGCAACGTGCCGATTCCGCGCACCTACCAGGTTCGGCTGGCGGCCACCTTCTAG
- a CDS encoding RagB/SusD family nutrient uptake outer membrane protein, translated as MKKILLLLAALSLTMGSCDKEYLNPSTASDVQVLTNSDGLITVCNGLQSRFTTGGALSPLYNTVAAGGLSTRELTVINVGNIEEFNISLGAGNVTNLNGVVRNLWTQCQLVRANADLVLANAGNAADPGTRSGIVAYASIFRALALGTLAQYFQQVPIATQTNAPFVDRIQVLQSAVTQLEAAATQLAAAPVSADFNSKIIGGINLPNTVQALIARYSLLAGDYDKAIAAAGRVDLASRSVFVFDDLARNPLFEVAFGNRNVFEPTDVNLGLTGALVPEAGDRRIPFYTRANPTATQNRGTGFYTASAAPIPVYVAGEMLLIRAEAYARKSDLPNAVTELNRVRTSTATVVLANNLPVAPPGAGLAAYSGALTQDAILLDIYRNRQVELAFQGFRLEDSRRFNRPGPGGAGSERNRNFYPYPRVERENNTATPEDPAI; from the coding sequence ATGAAAAAGATACTGCTACTACTGGCTGCTCTGTCGCTCACGATGGGCAGCTGCGACAAGGAATACCTCAACCCCAGCACTGCTAGCGACGTGCAGGTGCTCACCAATTCCGATGGCCTGATTACCGTGTGCAACGGCCTACAGTCCCGCTTTACCACGGGCGGCGCGCTGAGCCCGCTCTACAACACGGTGGCGGCTGGGGGCCTGAGCACCCGCGAGCTGACGGTGATTAACGTTGGCAACATCGAGGAGTTTAACATCAGCCTCGGTGCCGGCAATGTCACGAACCTTAACGGGGTGGTGCGCAACCTCTGGACCCAATGCCAGCTCGTGCGCGCCAACGCCGACCTGGTGCTGGCCAACGCCGGCAACGCTGCCGACCCAGGCACCCGGAGCGGCATTGTGGCCTATGCCAGCATCTTCCGAGCACTGGCACTAGGCACGCTGGCGCAATATTTCCAGCAGGTACCAATTGCCACCCAAACCAACGCTCCATTCGTTGACCGCATACAAGTGCTGCAGTCGGCGGTGACGCAACTGGAAGCGGCTGCCACGCAGCTGGCTGCCGCGCCCGTTTCGGCTGACTTCAATAGCAAGATTATTGGGGGCATCAACCTGCCCAACACCGTGCAGGCCCTGATTGCGCGCTACAGCCTGCTGGCCGGCGACTATGACAAAGCCATTGCCGCCGCCGGCCGCGTAGATCTGGCCAGCCGGTCAGTTTTTGTGTTTGACGATTTAGCGCGCAACCCGCTGTTTGAAGTGGCGTTTGGCAACCGCAACGTGTTTGAGCCTACCGATGTGAACCTGGGCCTGACGGGTGCGCTGGTACCCGAAGCCGGCGACCGGCGCATTCCGTTCTACACCCGCGCCAACCCCACGGCCACCCAGAACCGCGGCACCGGCTTCTATACTGCCAGCGCCGCGCCCATTCCGGTGTATGTAGCCGGCGAGATGCTGCTGATTCGGGCTGAGGCTTACGCCCGCAAAAGCGACCTGCCCAACGCCGTGACGGAGCTGAACCGGGTGCGCACCAGCACGGCGACGGTCGTGCTGGCCAATAACTTGCCTGTCGCGCCTCCCGGCGCTGGTCTGGCCGCTTACAGTGGGGCACTTACTCAGGACGCTATTCTGCTCGACATCTACCGCAACCGCCAAGTAGAGCTGGCTTTTCAGGGTTTCCGACTCGAAGACAGCCGCCGCTTCAACCGGCCCGGCCCTGGGGGAGCCGGCTCTGAGCGCAACCGCAACTTCTATCCGTATCCGCGGGTAGAGCGCGAAAACAACACTGCTACGCCCGAAGACCCAGCTATTTAG
- a CDS encoding acyltransferase family protein, translating to MTTSTTQSAVETTGAVPLAEASQPGRLISLDVFRGLTVAAMILVNNPGDWAHIYAPLEHAQWHGCTPTDLIFPFFLFIVGVSIVYALDGARQQPEAHGRAILRILKRAAILFGLGLLGALYPKFEFETLRIPGVLARISWVFLVCGIVFLKTTWRQQLGLLAFLLVLYNVLLQVVPVPGFGAANLEASTNLGAWLDRLVFTENHLWKSSRTWDPEGLLGTLPAVGTGLLGLLTGQWLRRKDVEPATKVVWLFVDAGLLIVLGLIWNGWFPINKSLWTSSYVLYTGGLSVAALATLYWLCDVQNWRGFWTKPALVYGVNAITVFFLSAIVSKTLNLIKVGDVTLRAWLYNTFFTPYFSPINASLAGALVCVLIWLGVLWVMYKKGVIIKV from the coding sequence ATGACAACTTCCACCACGCAATCTGCTGTTGAAACCACGGGCGCTGTGCCGCTGGCCGAAGCCTCGCAGCCCGGCCGCCTTATCAGCCTCGATGTATTTCGGGGACTCACAGTGGCGGCCATGATTCTGGTGAACAACCCCGGCGACTGGGCCCACATCTATGCGCCACTGGAACACGCGCAGTGGCACGGCTGCACCCCCACCGACCTGATTTTCCCGTTTTTCCTGTTCATTGTGGGCGTGAGCATTGTGTATGCGCTAGACGGGGCGCGGCAGCAGCCTGAGGCACACGGGCGGGCCATACTGCGCATTCTGAAGCGCGCTGCCATCCTGTTTGGGCTGGGGCTGCTGGGGGCTTTGTACCCGAAGTTTGAGTTTGAAACGTTGCGGATTCCTGGCGTGCTGGCGCGTATTTCGTGGGTGTTCTTGGTGTGCGGTATTGTATTTCTGAAAACCACGTGGCGGCAACAGCTGGGTCTGCTGGCGTTTCTGCTGGTGCTCTACAATGTGTTGCTGCAAGTGGTACCCGTGCCCGGGTTTGGTGCGGCCAATCTGGAAGCCAGTACCAACCTCGGCGCGTGGCTCGATAGGCTGGTGTTCACCGAAAATCACCTCTGGAAAAGCAGCCGCACCTGGGACCCGGAAGGGCTACTGGGCACGCTGCCGGCCGTAGGTACTGGTCTGCTGGGCCTGCTGACCGGGCAATGGCTGCGCCGCAAGGATGTGGAGCCGGCCACCAAAGTAGTGTGGCTGTTTGTGGATGCGGGGCTGTTGATAGTGCTCGGTCTTATCTGGAACGGCTGGTTTCCGATCAACAAAAGCCTCTGGACCAGCTCCTACGTGCTCTATACCGGCGGACTGTCCGTAGCGGCGCTGGCCACGCTCTACTGGCTCTGCGACGTGCAGAACTGGCGCGGCTTCTGGACTAAACCGGCATTGGTTTATGGCGTGAATGCCATTACCGTATTTTTCCTCTCGGCCATTGTTTCCAAAACCCTCAACCTGATCAAAGTGGGTGATGTGACGCTGCGGGCCTGGCTCTATAACACGTTTTTCACCCCTTACTTCAGCCCGATAAATGCCTCGCTGGCTGGCGCGCTGGTGTGCGTATTGATCTGGCTGGGTGTGCTATGGGTGATGTATAAGAAGGGTGTGATTATCAAGGTGTGA
- a CDS encoding 3-(methylthio)propionyl-CoA ligase — protein sequence MLGLMMQEPLRIAGLLEHAEKWHADTEIVSRLAEGGMHRYTYAGLGTRSRQLAHALARLGIRRGDRVGTLAWNTHRHLELYYAVSGSGAVCHTINPRLFFEQLVYIINHAEDRLLFFDLTFLPLIEKLASSCPKVESWVLMTDRAHMPENTSLPDLRCYEDLLATENDQYEWPRFDENTASSLCYTSGTTDQPKGVLYSHRSTLLHSYAASLPDCFNCSARDTVLPVVPMFHVNAWGIPYMAPLNGCKLVLPGPGLDAASLYELYETEGVTFTAGVPTIWFGLLTFMREKKLQFSTLKHMIVGGASCPPALLKAFDEELGVNIRHAWGMSETSPLGTVCTLKPQQLSLSEDEQFAIKTKQGRAIFGIDMKIVDDSGQELPHDGVAFGDLLVRGPFVVAEYFRASHPGELTASGWFRTGDVATIDPDGFMQITDRSKDVIKSGGEWISSIELENLAIGHPEVAEAAVIGVPHPKWSERPLLIVVRKSEATVSKEDLLAYYEGKVARWWVPEAVEFVDQLPHTATGKLLKTQLRKDFAGYSFPG from the coding sequence ATGCTAGGACTCATGATGCAGGAGCCGTTGCGTATCGCTGGCCTCCTCGAACACGCTGAAAAGTGGCATGCCGATACCGAAATCGTGAGCCGGCTGGCCGAGGGCGGCATGCACCGCTACACCTACGCCGGGCTGGGCACGCGCAGCCGGCAGCTGGCACACGCCCTGGCGCGCCTGGGCATCCGGCGCGGCGACCGAGTGGGCACGCTGGCCTGGAACACGCACCGCCACCTAGAGCTGTACTACGCCGTGTCGGGCAGTGGGGCCGTATGCCATACCATCAACCCGCGCCTATTCTTTGAGCAACTGGTCTACATCATCAACCACGCCGAAGACCGGCTGCTGTTCTTCGACCTCACCTTTCTGCCGCTAATAGAAAAGCTGGCCTCTAGCTGCCCCAAGGTGGAAAGCTGGGTGCTGATGACCGACCGGGCCCACATGCCCGAGAATACCAGCCTGCCCGACCTGCGCTGCTACGAAGACCTGCTGGCCACCGAAAACGACCAGTACGAATGGCCCCGGTTCGACGAAAACACGGCCTCCTCGCTGTGCTACACCTCCGGCACCACCGACCAACCCAAGGGCGTGCTCTACTCGCACCGCTCCACGCTGCTCCACAGCTACGCCGCTTCCTTGCCCGACTGCTTTAACTGCTCGGCCCGCGACACGGTGCTGCCGGTGGTACCTATGTTCCACGTCAACGCTTGGGGCATTCCGTATATGGCACCGCTCAATGGCTGCAAGCTGGTGCTGCCTGGCCCCGGCCTCGACGCCGCTAGTTTGTATGAGTTGTATGAGACGGAGGGCGTTACGTTTACGGCCGGTGTGCCTACTATCTGGTTTGGACTGCTGACGTTCATGCGCGAGAAAAAGCTACAATTCAGCACCCTCAAGCACATGATTGTGGGTGGCGCTTCTTGCCCTCCGGCCCTGCTCAAGGCCTTCGATGAGGAGCTAGGCGTGAACATCCGCCACGCCTGGGGCATGAGCGAAACCTCGCCCCTGGGCACCGTCTGCACCCTGAAACCGCAGCAGCTCAGCCTCTCCGAAGACGAGCAGTTCGCCATCAAGACCAAGCAGGGGCGCGCCATTTTTGGCATTGATATGAAGATTGTGGATGACTCCGGCCAGGAACTGCCGCACGATGGTGTCGCCTTCGGCGACTTGCTGGTGCGCGGTCCGTTCGTGGTGGCTGAGTATTTCCGCGCCAGCCACCCCGGCGAGCTAACTGCCAGCGGCTGGTTCCGCACCGGCGACGTAGCCACCATCGACCCCGACGGCTTCATGCAGATTACCGACCGCTCGAAAGACGTCATCAAGTCGGGTGGCGAGTGGATTTCGAGTATTGAACTGGAAAACCTGGCCATTGGGCACCCGGAGGTAGCGGAGGCCGCAGTAATTGGCGTGCCGCACCCCAAATGGAGTGAGCGGCCGTTACTGATAGTTGTTCGGAAGTCTGAGGCTACTGTCAGCAAAGAAGACCTGCTAGCTTACTACGAGGGCAAAGTGGCTAGGTGGTGGGTGCCGGAAGCGGTAGAATTTGTGGACCAGTTGCCCCATACCGCTACCGGAAAACTGCTAAAAACTCAGCTCCGCAAAGATTTCGCGGGGTATTCCTTTCCAGGATAG
- a CDS encoding glycoside hydrolase family 3 N-terminal domain-containing protein, whose protein sequence is MSFPRFLPFLWLLLVLLSLPDASAQRRRKPAAKKKTSRTVTRKPAPKPTAKAPAKPAAAKATAKPAPKTRNQPVPFAAQLASSRWVDSVMKTLTPDQRVAQLFMVAAYSNRKRIDEDSITALIQQYGIGGIVFFQGGPVRQSRLLNRYQAQSKVPLLVAMDAEWGVGMRLDSVQRFPFQMSMGGIRDNQLMYDMGTEVAAQFKRLGMHVNFAPVVDVNNNAANPVIGYRSWGEDRQSVTEKSYLYMKGMQDANILAVAKHFPGHGDTDTDSHLALPLLRIDKKRIDTLELFPFRSLMARGLGGMMVAHLNIPALDTTGMPSTLSKPITTGLLKQKMGFEGVVFTDAMNMKGVISKYPPGDADVRALQAGNDILEFSKNIPLAIRMVRDAINAGQLTQESIDARCRKMLALKQWAGLDKYKPIDLRNITQDLNTPHAQYLSQHLTELSVTVLRNQKNLLPLQRLDTLRLATLTIGTKDTTDFQRMVADYAPARHFWISATPSLDELTRMRETLKYFNTVLIGVNNLGRLPATNFGVTSETNVLLHELGSQGQKLIVSVFGNAYAVAKIRDLDRADAVVLAYQESKNAQDVAAEVIFGGVSASGKLPVTVSDKYSYGAGLTTQGGTRLRYSFPEAVGMNNNLEARVDSIMNGAVAAKAFPGGEVVIARRGVVVLRKSYGTHSFADAPAQAGKPSRPVRNTDLYDLASLTKVSAALPALMRLQDQGKFNPDMTMGQLFPELVGTNKQDLKLRDVLTHQARLKAWIPFWRDYAKPRGFFNALLGKSPEAKDVSTTQPVELNRRYFRPDSSARFPLPAGPNLWARQDFPERILKAIGESPLNEKPGYVYSDLSFILYPRFVQAASGKPLNQFITDEIYRPLGATSLGYNPTRRFPLSRITPTEYDSLFRHGQLHGTVHDEGAALLGGLSGHAGLFGNANDLAKLVQLYAWNGKYGGQQLLKPETIAEYTKCQFCPDNRRALGFDRPAANPTVNSAKSVSQQSYGHTGFTGTYFWVDPKEELTCVVLTNRVNPTRRNNKISELSVRSGVLQVALESVRQPQRQEIESTVPKEN, encoded by the coding sequence TTGTCTTTTCCCCGCTTCCTCCCGTTCCTGTGGCTGCTGCTGGTATTGTTGAGCCTTCCTGATGCTTCAGCCCAGCGCCGCCGGAAACCAGCCGCCAAGAAGAAAACCAGCCGCACCGTAACCCGGAAGCCGGCTCCCAAACCTACCGCTAAAGCGCCTGCCAAGCCTGCAGCAGCCAAAGCCACTGCAAAACCAGCACCCAAAACCCGTAACCAGCCCGTGCCCTTTGCGGCCCAGTTGGCCAGTTCGCGGTGGGTTGATTCGGTGATGAAAACGCTTACGCCCGACCAGCGGGTGGCGCAGCTGTTCATGGTGGCCGCCTACTCCAACCGCAAGCGTATCGACGAAGACTCCATCACGGCCCTGATTCAGCAGTATGGCATTGGGGGTATCGTGTTTTTCCAGGGTGGGCCGGTGCGGCAGTCGCGCCTGCTGAACCGCTACCAGGCGCAGAGCAAAGTGCCGCTGCTGGTGGCTATGGACGCCGAATGGGGCGTAGGCATGCGCCTCGACAGCGTGCAGCGCTTCCCGTTCCAGATGAGTATGGGCGGTATCCGCGACAACCAGTTGATGTATGATATGGGCACTGAGGTGGCCGCGCAGTTTAAGCGCCTGGGCATGCACGTCAACTTTGCGCCGGTGGTCGATGTCAACAACAACGCCGCCAACCCCGTCATCGGCTACCGCAGCTGGGGCGAAGACCGGCAGAGCGTGACCGAGAAAAGCTACCTCTACATGAAAGGCATGCAGGATGCCAACATCCTAGCCGTCGCCAAGCACTTCCCCGGCCACGGCGACACCGACACCGACTCACACCTGGCCCTGCCTCTACTCCGCATTGACAAGAAGCGTATCGATACGCTGGAGCTGTTTCCGTTCCGCAGCCTGATGGCCCGCGGCCTCGGCGGCATGATGGTGGCCCACCTCAATATTCCGGCGCTTGACACGACCGGCATGCCCAGCACGCTGTCCAAACCCATTACCACGGGCTTGTTGAAGCAGAAAATGGGTTTCGAGGGCGTGGTATTCACGGATGCTATGAACATGAAAGGCGTGATTTCAAAGTATCCGCCCGGCGACGCCGACGTGCGCGCCCTGCAGGCCGGCAACGACATTCTGGAGTTCAGCAAGAACATTCCGCTGGCCATCCGGATGGTACGCGACGCCATCAATGCAGGCCAATTGACACAGGAATCCATTGATGCGCGCTGCCGCAAGATGCTGGCGTTGAAGCAGTGGGCCGGCCTCGACAAGTACAAGCCCATCGACCTGCGCAACATCACCCAAGACCTCAATACACCGCACGCCCAGTACCTGAGCCAGCACCTTACCGAGCTGAGTGTGACGGTGCTGCGCAACCAGAAAAATCTGCTGCCGCTGCAGCGCCTCGACACCCTGCGCCTAGCCACACTCACCATCGGCACCAAAGACACCACCGATTTCCAGCGCATGGTAGCCGACTATGCCCCGGCCCGCCACTTCTGGATTTCAGCCACCCCGAGCCTCGACGAACTGACCCGGATGCGCGAAACGCTGAAGTACTTTAACACCGTGCTCATCGGCGTGAACAACCTCGGCCGCCTGCCGGCCACCAACTTCGGCGTAACCTCGGAAACCAACGTGCTGCTGCACGAGCTGGGCAGCCAGGGCCAGAAGCTCATCGTGTCGGTGTTTGGTAACGCTTACGCCGTGGCCAAAATCCGGGACCTGGACCGCGCCGATGCGGTGGTCTTGGCCTATCAGGAAAGCAAAAACGCCCAGGACGTGGCCGCCGAGGTGATTTTCGGCGGCGTATCGGCCAGCGGCAAGCTGCCCGTGACCGTGAGCGACAAGTACAGCTACGGCGCCGGCCTCACCACGCAGGGCGGCACCCGGCTGCGCTACAGCTTCCCGGAGGCCGTGGGCATGAACAACAACCTCGAAGCCCGCGTGGACTCGATTATGAACGGCGCGGTAGCGGCCAAGGCCTTCCCCGGTGGCGAGGTGGTCATTGCCCGGCGCGGTGTGGTGGTGCTGCGCAAAAGCTACGGCACGCACTCGTTTGCTGATGCGCCCGCACAGGCCGGCAAGCCTAGCCGCCCCGTCCGCAACACCGACCTCTACGACCTGGCTTCGCTGACGAAAGTATCGGCGGCGCTGCCGGCTCTGATGCGCCTACAGGATCAGGGCAAGTTCAACCCCGACATGACCATGGGCCAGTTGTTTCCGGAGCTGGTAGGCACCAACAAGCAGGACCTGAAGCTGCGCGACGTACTTACGCACCAGGCCCGTCTGAAGGCCTGGATTCCATTTTGGCGCGACTACGCCAAGCCTCGCGGCTTCTTCAACGCGCTACTCGGCAAAAGCCCCGAGGCCAAAGACGTATCCACCACCCAACCTGTGGAACTGAACCGCCGCTACTTCCGCCCCGATTCGTCGGCGCGCTTCCCGCTGCCGGCTGGCCCCAACCTGTGGGCCCGCCAGGACTTTCCGGAGCGGATTCTGAAAGCTATTGGCGAGTCGCCGCTGAATGAGAAGCCCGGTTACGTCTACTCCGACTTATCGTTTATTCTGTACCCGCGCTTCGTGCAGGCCGCCAGCGGCAAGCCCCTCAACCAGTTCATCACCGACGAAATATACCGGCCGTTGGGAGCTACCTCGCTGGGCTACAACCCCACCCGCCGCTTCCCGCTCAGCCGCATCACGCCTACTGAGTACGACTCGCTGTTCCGCCACGGCCAGCTACACGGCACGGTCCACGACGAAGGTGCGGCTTTGCTCGGCGGCCTCTCCGGCCACGCCGGCCTGTTCGGCAACGCCAACGACCTAGCTAAGCTGGTGCAGCTCTACGCCTGGAACGGCAAGTACGGCGGCCAGCAGCTCCTCAAGCCCGAAACCATAGCCGAGTACACCAAGTGCCAGTTCTGCCCCGATAACCGCCGCGCCCTCGGCTTCGATAGGCCTGCCGCCAATCCGACCGTAAATTCGGCCAAAAGCGTGTCGCAGCAGAGCTACGGGCACACGGGCTTTACGGGCACCTATTTCTGGGTTGATCCGAAGGAGGAGCTGACCTGCGTGGTACTCACCAACCGCGTGAACCCAACGCGCCGCAACAACAAGATTTCCGAGCTGAGTGTGCGCTCCGGCGTGCTGCAGGTGGCACTGGAAAGCGTGCGGCAGCCGCAAAGGCAGGAAATAGAAAGCACGGTTCCGAAGGAGAACTAA